One region of Anaeromyxobacter paludicola genomic DNA includes:
- the atpD gene encoding F0F1 ATP synthase subunit beta, with protein sequence MATELHLQNGRITQVIGPVVDVEFPPGALPEIYSALAITNPGIDERQDNLVVEVAQHLGEYTARCIAMDTTDGLVRGMAVKNTGAPISMPVGKAVLGRILNVVGEPVDELGPIAAKETRPIHRSAPTLTEQNVKIEAFETGIKVIDLLAPYLRGGKIGLFGGAGVGKTVLLMELVNNVAKERGGFSVFAGVGERTREGNDLYHEMMESGVIKSDNLSESQCVLVYGQMNEPPGARARVALSALAIAEYFRDVEGRDMLLFIDNIFRFTQAGSEVSALLGRIPSAVGYQPTLSTEMGELQERITSTNKGAITSVQAIYVPADDLTDPAPATAFAHLDATTVLSRKLTEIGIYPAVDPLDSTSRILDPLVVGDEHYRVARSVQETLQTYKDLQDIIAILGMDELSEDDKLVVSRARKIQRFLSQPFHVAEQFTGNPGKYVKLADTIRGFKEIVEGKHDDLPEQAFYMVGTIEEAAEKAKKLAAA encoded by the coding sequence ATGGCCACCGAGCTCCATCTGCAGAACGGCAGGATCACCCAGGTCATCGGCCCCGTCGTCGACGTCGAGTTCCCGCCCGGCGCCCTGCCCGAGATCTACAGCGCCCTCGCCATCACCAACCCCGGCATCGACGAGCGCCAGGACAACCTGGTGGTCGAGGTGGCGCAGCACCTGGGCGAGTACACCGCCCGCTGCATCGCCATGGACACGACCGACGGCCTCGTCCGCGGCATGGCGGTGAAGAACACCGGCGCCCCGATCTCGATGCCGGTCGGCAAGGCGGTGCTGGGCCGCATCCTCAACGTGGTCGGCGAGCCGGTGGACGAGCTCGGCCCGATCGCGGCCAAGGAGACCCGCCCCATCCACCGCTCCGCCCCGACCCTCACCGAGCAGAACGTGAAGATCGAGGCCTTCGAGACCGGCATCAAGGTCATCGACCTCCTCGCCCCCTACCTCCGCGGCGGCAAGATCGGCCTCTTCGGCGGCGCCGGCGTGGGCAAGACCGTGCTCCTCATGGAGCTCGTGAACAACGTGGCGAAGGAGCGCGGCGGCTTCTCGGTGTTCGCCGGCGTCGGCGAGCGCACCCGCGAGGGCAACGACCTGTACCACGAGATGATGGAGTCGGGCGTCATCAAGTCCGACAACCTCTCCGAGAGCCAGTGCGTGCTCGTGTACGGCCAGATGAACGAGCCGCCCGGCGCCCGCGCCCGCGTGGCCCTCTCGGCGCTCGCCATCGCCGAGTACTTCCGCGACGTCGAGGGGCGCGACATGCTCCTCTTCATCGACAACATCTTCCGGTTCACCCAGGCCGGCTCCGAGGTGTCCGCGCTCCTCGGCCGCATCCCCTCGGCCGTGGGCTACCAGCCGACCCTCTCCACCGAGATGGGCGAGCTGCAGGAGCGCATCACCTCCACCAACAAGGGCGCCATCACCTCGGTGCAGGCCATCTACGTGCCCGCCGACGACCTCACCGACCCGGCCCCGGCGACCGCGTTCGCCCACCTCGACGCCACCACGGTGCTCAGCCGCAAGCTCACCGAGATCGGCATCTACCCGGCCGTGGACCCGCTCGACTCCACCTCGCGCATCCTCGACCCGCTGGTCGTCGGCGACGAGCACTACCGGGTGGCCCGCTCGGTCCAGGAGACGCTCCAGACCTACAAGGACCTCCAGGACATCATCGCCATCCTCGGCATGGACGAGCTCTCCGAGGACGACAAGCTGGTCGTGTCCCGCGCCCGCAAGATCCAGCGCTTCCTCTCGCAGCCGTTCCACGTCGCCGAGCAGTTCACCGGCAACCCCGGCAAGTACGTGAAGCTCGCCGACACCATCCGCGGCTTCAAGGAGATCGTCGAGGGCAAGCACGACGACCTGCCGGAGCAGGCGTTCTACATGGTCGGCACCATCGAGGAGGCCGCCGAGAAGGCGAAGAAGCTGGCGGCGGCCTAG
- a CDS encoding F0F1 ATP synthase subunit epsilon yields the protein MAITLDIVTPEKRVLSVSCDEVRAPGVQGGFGIRQDHTPFMSALEPGRLTYVEGGREHHYAIGGGFLQVADNKVIVLADTAEARDEIDVARAQAALEEANERLRSMTEQDQNHGVESARVRRAAARLSVAR from the coding sequence ATGGCCATCACGCTCGACATCGTCACTCCGGAGAAGCGGGTGCTCTCGGTCAGCTGCGACGAGGTGCGCGCCCCCGGCGTGCAAGGCGGCTTCGGCATCCGCCAGGATCACACGCCCTTCATGAGCGCGCTCGAGCCGGGGCGCCTCACCTACGTCGAGGGCGGGCGGGAGCACCACTACGCCATCGGTGGGGGCTTCCTGCAGGTGGCCGACAACAAGGTCATCGTCCTCGCCGACACCGCCGAGGCCCGCGACGAGATCGACGTCGCCCGGGCGCAGGCGGCCCTGGAAGAGGCCAACGAGCGGCTCCGCAGCATGACCGAGCAGGACCAGAACCACGGGGTCGAGTCGGCCCGCGTCCGCCGCGCCGCGGC